One genomic window of Elaeis guineensis isolate ETL-2024a chromosome 2, EG11, whole genome shotgun sequence includes the following:
- the LOC105038376 gene encoding FCS-Like Zinc finger 10: MLGKSSRNIQKDQNKASLFPLSNTLAQKTRSASIIGVSDLYARLNTMGLFDLDSSSSPTSPLDRKLFSNPGGPSVSSPGSPVHDGLPKNTNPNKVGLGLVDSLTDEVMPLGQVLRFSESRKVVLGSKMGIQIPGPKAHLDVLSHNPSENHRSSRQTPTDCFHIRFGQPKTQLASKIAGVQSEDDGNLDGNNHKFDIEISESETKNSTSDSPTISNDSSYEFIGSLSISDIERSENYTCIISHGPNPRTTHIFGDCILESHKDQSPDGKHKDKGDRGESSWEVKPSEEVPLHSSTDFLSYCYSCKKKLKEEDDIYIYRGEKAFCSCECRAREILTEDKIDKHMTDSSDSPGSSFHEDIFMEDDCHYMGWRIACPFPPVTE; this comes from the exons ATGCTTGGGAAGAGCAGCAGGAATATTCAGAAAGACCAGAACAAAGCCTCCTTGTTCCCCTTGTCTAATACTCTGGCGCAAAAGACCCGGAGTGCGTCAATTATTGGAGTCTCCGATCTATATGCAAGGTTGAACACCAtgggattgtttgatttggattcaTCCAGTAGTCCTACATCTCCTTTAGACCGCAAGCTCTTCTCAAATCCTGGAGGCCCTTCTGTTAGCTCCCCTGGATCACCAGTTCATGATGGACTTCCAAAGAACACAAATCCCAACAAGGTTGGGCTTGGCTTGGTAGATTCTCTCACCGATGAGGTCATGCCCCTCGGACAGGTTTTAAGGTTTTCCGAGAGTAGGAAAGTAGTATTGGGATCAAAGATGGGGATTCAAATCCCAGGTCCCAAGGCCCATTTGGATGTTTTGTCACATAATCCTTCTGAAAACCATAGGAGTTCTCGGCAAACACCTACTGATTGCTTCCATATCAGATTTGGACAGCCAAAGACACAGCTAGCATCCAAGATAGCTGGAGTGCAGAGTGAGGATGATGGTAATCTTGATGGGAATAATCACAAGTTTGACATTGAAATTTCTGAATCAGAGACGAAGAATTCAACATCAGATTCTCCGACTATATCTAATGATTCTTCTTATGAATTCATCGGTTCTCTCTCTATCAGCGATATCGAACGATCTGAAAATTACACCTGCATTATTTCGCATGGTCCGAACCCGCGAACAACTCATATCTTTGGGGACTGCATATTGGAGAGCCACAAGGATCAGTCGCCTGATGGCAAGCATAAGGACAAGGGAGATAGGGGAGAGTCTTCCTGGGAGGTTAAGCCTTCTGAAGAAGTACCACTGCATTCCAGTACTGATTTTTTGAGCTACTGTTATTCATGTAAAAAGAAACTGAAAGAAGAGGATGATATTTACATATACAG AGGTGAGAAAGCTTTTTGCAGCTGCGAATGCCGAGCTCGAGAGATTCTAACTGAAGACAAGATCGACAAGCATATGACAGATTCTTCTGATTCTCCTGGTTCATCCTTTCACGAGGACATCTTCATGGAGGATGATTGCCACTATATGGGCTGGAGGATTGCTTGTCCATTCCCACCGGTCACCGAATGA